In a genomic window of Sulfuriferula nivalis:
- a CDS encoding EAL and HDOD domain-containing protein — translation MNDVRLVVREPLLDTQQQVLGYEFSWLKTALVEFDEIEDARALVNLVLENVENGEDAPHNKYSHFLYAPAALIMENAFSELPANSTNLIVNVSELEDDAVYAEVKVLRKAGYGILLRGVDMKALNPKQLILATAIEVYFDPDNFSSQARIYGVLKNSPIRMIARKISNWQEYDACGALGLQAFAGEFYLSPRQVIAKNTGLNPSQVMLLQLMELVRNNADIPKIEDALKHDPAISYKLLHYINSAGFGLGFEIESMRHAIQVLGYNPLYRWLSVLLASANASTASLVLMQAAITRGRLMELLGKSYLSKTEAENLFITGMFSLLDRLLGVTMEDALEQIQLPDAVTDALMTRQGIYAPFLLIAEACEQSQVGAAIPSCDLSMNMDDVNRAHLRALFWAQRLES, via the coding sequence ATGAATGATGTTAGGTTGGTGGTGCGTGAGCCATTATTAGATACTCAACAACAAGTGTTGGGTTATGAGTTTTCGTGGCTGAAAACAGCACTAGTTGAATTTGATGAAATTGAGGATGCGCGTGCATTAGTAAATTTAGTTCTGGAAAATGTTGAAAATGGTGAGGATGCGCCACACAACAAATACAGTCATTTTTTATATGCGCCTGCTGCGCTAATTATGGAAAATGCCTTTTCAGAATTACCCGCTAACTCCACCAACTTAATTGTTAATGTGAGTGAACTGGAAGATGATGCTGTTTACGCTGAGGTTAAAGTGTTACGTAAAGCAGGGTACGGCATACTGTTGCGCGGCGTAGATATGAAGGCGCTAAACCCTAAGCAGTTAATTCTTGCAACGGCTATAGAGGTCTATTTTGATCCTGATAATTTTTCATCACAAGCCCGTATTTATGGGGTGTTGAAGAACTCTCCGATACGGATGATCGCACGTAAAATCAGTAACTGGCAGGAGTATGATGCTTGTGGAGCATTGGGTTTACAGGCATTTGCAGGGGAATTTTACTTATCGCCCAGACAGGTAATTGCCAAAAATACAGGTTTGAATCCATCGCAAGTTATGTTGTTGCAACTGATGGAGCTGGTTCGTAATAATGCGGATATTCCTAAAATTGAGGATGCGTTAAAACACGATCCAGCGATTTCATACAAGCTGTTACATTATATTAACTCTGCAGGATTCGGTCTGGGTTTTGAAATTGAGTCTATGCGCCACGCAATTCAAGTATTGGGTTATAACCCGTTGTATCGCTGGTTATCAGTGTTGTTGGCAAGCGCCAATGCTTCAACGGCATCATTGGTGCTGATGCAAGCAGCCATTACACGTGGGCGTTTAATGGAGTTGCTGGGTAAATCTTATTTATCTAAAACCGAAGCTGAGAATCTGTTTATCACGGGTATGTTCTCGCTACTCGACAGGTTGCTTGGGGTCACCATGGAAGATGCATTGGAGCAAATACAGCTACCTGATGCTGTCACAGATGCCTTAATGACGCGCCAAGGTATTTATGCGCCATTTTTATTGATTGCGGAGGCCTGTGAGCAGTCGCAAGTTGGTGCTGCTATTCCAAGTTGTGATTTGAGTATGAATATGGATGATGTTAATCGTGCACATTTGCGTGCTTTGTTTTGGGCGCAACGATTGGAATCTTAG
- the cheZ gene encoding protein phosphatase CheZ → MMDNATPKNIKNAEASQPNHDELLSQVGQLTRTLHDSLRELGFDKVIQEAAQEIPDVRDRLSYVAKLTEQAAQRVLNATDKALPLQENIAGNASDIANDWRSLLDQPFSEAICREMVVATAQSLQMMAADANTTKVQLMEIMMAQDFQDLTGQVIRKITDLAHNLESQLVQLLVEHAPAEIKREVDASLLNGPVINHGEDGATMASQSQVDDLLDSLGF, encoded by the coding sequence ATGATGGATAATGCAACGCCAAAAAACATAAAGAATGCTGAAGCGAGCCAGCCTAATCATGATGAATTGTTGTCACAAGTTGGTCAGCTGACGCGAACGTTGCACGATAGTTTGCGTGAATTGGGTTTTGATAAGGTGATACAAGAGGCCGCGCAAGAAATTCCTGATGTGCGTGATCGCTTGTCTTATGTGGCCAAATTGACAGAACAAGCAGCACAGCGAGTACTCAACGCAACTGATAAGGCGCTGCCATTACAGGAAAATATTGCTGGTAATGCTAGCGACATAGCTAATGATTGGCGTAGCTTACTGGATCAGCCATTTAGTGAAGCTATTTGTAGAGAAATGGTTGTTGCAACTGCGCAATCTTTACAAATGATGGCGGCAGATGCGAACACAACAAAAGTACAGTTGATGGAAATTATGATGGCACAGGATTTTCAGGACTTGACTGGCCAGGTTATTCGTAAAATAACGGACTTAGCGCATAATTTGGAAAGCCAATTAGTTCAGTTGCTGGTTGAGCACGCTCCTGCTGAGATTAAGCGCGAGGTGGATGCGAGTTTGCTTAATGGGCCAGTGATTAATCATGGTGAAGATGGTGCAACGATGGCAAGTCAGAGCCAAGTTGATGATTTGTTAGATAGCCTCGGATTCTAA
- the cheY gene encoding chemotaxis response regulator CheY, giving the protein MADKNLKFLVVDDFSTMRRIVRNLLKELGYANVEEAEDGAQGLQMLKSAKFDFVVSDWNMPNMDGLQMLQAIRADPALSSLPVLMVTAEAKKENIIAAAQAGANGYVVKPFTAATLDEKLGKIFEKLGM; this is encoded by the coding sequence ATGGCAGATAAAAACCTCAAGTTTTTAGTAGTGGATGATTTTTCTACGATGCGTCGCATCGTACGTAATTTATTGAAGGAGTTAGGCTACGCCAACGTTGAAGAAGCTGAAGATGGTGCACAAGGTTTGCAAATGCTTAAAAGCGCGAAATTTGATTTCGTCGTGTCGGACTGGAATATGCCCAACATGGACGGTTTACAAATGCTGCAAGCTATTCGTGCCGACCCTGCTTTATCTAGTCTGCCTGTTTTAATGGTGACGGCTGAAGCCAAAAAAGAAAATATTATTGCCGCAGCTCAAGCGGGTGCGAATGGCTATGTGGTCAAGCCGTTTACTGCAGCTACACTGGATGAAAAATTAGGTAAGATTTTTGAAAAATTAGGTATGTAA